The Apium graveolens cultivar Ventura unplaced genomic scaffold, ASM990537v1 ctg558, whole genome shotgun sequence genome includes a region encoding these proteins:
- the LOC141702724 gene encoding uncharacterized protein LOC141702724, translated as MDILGHQYAWERGRNTDHWIEIRLDRVLANAQWLELFPTAKVYNLKRSPSDYSPLLLVPESQHKGVKNKFHFENSWLLEPACFQIVKDCWEDQVTHNVMHKLSNYAKSLQVWGLEITGCFQKRIKDCKGKLKVLRNKRDTQSLEEYEATKSSYS; from the coding sequence ATGGACATTTTGGGTCACCAGTATGCTTGGGAAAGGGGAAGGAACACAGATCATTGGATTGAAATAAGGTTAGACAGAGTTCTAGCCAATGCACAATGGTTAGAGCTATTTCCAACAGCGAAAGTCTATAACCTTAAGAGGTCACCATCTGATTATAGTCCCTTGTTATTAGTTCCAGAATCACAGCATAAAGGGGtaaaaaacaaatttcatttcGAGAATTCGTGGCTCCTGGAACCTGCATGTTTTCAAATTGTTAAGGACTGTTGGGAAGACCAAGTTACTCATAATGTTATGCATAAGCTGAGTAATTATGCTAAAAGTCTACAGGTATGGGGTCTTGAAATTACAGGGTGTTTTCAGAAGCGCATCAAGGATTGCAAAGGCAAGCttaaagtgttgagaaataagaGAGATACTCAATCTTTAGAAGAGTATGAGGCTACAAAAAGCAGTTATTCTTAG
- the LOC141702722 gene encoding protein JINGUBANG-like yields the protein MGIHPFPLPSHAYDQDSNDLSSDLSMNSSISSQPSLPLVPSLNKQLSQEQLNIHHLCISTLKGHSSYVFSLSLAGKHLYSGSSDSELRVWSRTPSDHYNSNENIVSSCKSAVKCIVVLGDKLFSAHQDHKIRVWKIGSTTQSQPYKCISTLPTLNDRVTRLFLAKNYVEVRRHKKCTWVHHVDTVSALALSKDGSFLYSASWDRTFKIWRTSDFKCLESVWNAHDDAINAIVASSDGFIYTCSADRKIKVWGKKEGDNKHTLVDTLEEHKSAVNALALSSDGTVLYSGACDRSIIVWEKTVGSGHMAVAGALRGHTKAILCLAVVSDLVCSGSADKTVRIWRRGNDQSYSCLAVLEGHRGPVKCLTAAIDNSNADNNISPIGTPYLIYSGSLDCDVKVWQIWVPFV from the coding sequence ATGGGCATTCATCCTTTTCCTTTGCCATCTCATGCTTATGATCAAGACTCTAATGATCTTAGCTCAGATTTATCAATGAACTCATCTATTTCATCTCAACCAAGTTTACCTTTAGTCCCATCTCTAAACAAACAACTTTCCCAAGAACAATTAAACATCCACCACCTCTGCATATCCACCTTAAAGGGTCACTCTTCATATGTTTTTTCTCTTAGTCTTGCTGGAAAACACCTGTATAGTGGCTCTTCCGATAGCGAATTACGGGTATGGAGCCGAACGCCATCAGATCACTATAATTCTAATGAAAACATAGTGTCCTCGTGCAAGAGTGCAGTTAAGTGCATAGTTGTGTTGGGTGATAAACTATTTAGTGCTCACCAAGATCACAAAATTCGAGTGTGGAAAATCGGAAGCACAACACAAAGCCAGCCTTATAAATGCATATCTACATTACCTACACTTAATGACCGTGTCACAAGACTCTTTTTAGCAAAGAATTACGTTGAAGTGCGGAGGCACAAGAAGTGCACTTGGGTGCATCATGTTGACACCGTATCAGCTCTGGCCTTATCGAAGGATGGGTCATTTTTATACTCCGCTTCATGGGACCGAACATTTAAAATATGGAGAACATCAGATTTCAAGTGTTTAGAGTCTGTTTGGAATGCTCACGACGATGCTATCAATGCTATTGTAGCGTCTAGCGATGGATTTATATACACTTGTTCCGCTGACAGAAAAATCAAAGTGTGGGGCAAGAAAGAAGGAGATAATAAACACACTTTAGTTGACACCTTGGAGGAACATAAGTCAGCAGTGAATGCTTTAGCTCTTAGCAGTGATGGCACTGTTTTATATTCTGGCGCATGTGATCGGTCTATAATTGTGTGGGAGAAAACAGTTGGCAGTGGACATATGGCTGTGGCCGGGGCACTTAGAGGCCACACCAAGGCGATTTTGTGCCTGGCGGTTGTTTCGGATTTAGTGTGCAGTGGATCAGCTGATAAAACAGTTAGAATTTGGAGGAGAGGAAATGATCAAAGCTACTCTTGTTTGGCAGTGCTGGAAGGCCACAGAGGACCAGTTAAGTGTTTAACTGCAGCTATAGATAATTCTAACGCTGACAATAATATATCGCCGATCGGTACCCCTTACTTGATCTACAGTGGCAGTTTGGATTGTGATGTTAAGGTCTGGCAAATATGGGTTCCTTTTGTATAG
- the LOC141702716 gene encoding uncharacterized protein LOC141702716: protein MGGKHLILSSIISFVEQINLNAESEVDELEADPGVRKNINIVALNNKERDRIRRAFLLKGPFQPKNHDFPLTPFGNKNRRFNVSWFEDHPTWLEYSIKKDVIFWFLLLQGLAFRGHDESKESKTRGNFLQLLNSLTCHNAIIESVFKNAVDNNILTAPSIQKDITNACSILKSRVIVSELEKEPFDILVDEDRDVSCKEQMAVVLRYVNKQGCVVERLIGLVHLTLVSVARTHKKIASLFINIATLTNVVGGSCKRNDMLREKRFKKVIEHIQNNEVATGRGLNQEITLPRVGDTRWGSHYGVVLNLLVVFTSVVKVLEIIENEGRLSDQRAKASDLLVIIQRFEFVFLLHLIRNVSGITNELSQALRRKDQDLVNSMDLVNSSHQLLLLDNQLENYITDVNGHSEFSEMKGISDLERMVETKKDVVYPLQQASQLPGMLLESGVSKLNAQEFFDTNWLSL, encoded by the exons ATGGGGGGAAAGCATCTCATATTATCCTCCATAATTTCTTTTGTTGAACAA ATTAATTTAAATGCTGAAAGTGAAGTAGATGAACTTGAAGCAGATCCTGGTGTGCGGAAAAATATTAACATTGTTGCTCTTAATAATAAAGAACGAGATAGAATTCGAAGAGCATTTTTGCTAAAAGGGCCGTTTCAACCAAAAAATCATGACTTTCCCTTGACACCGTTTGGTAACAAAAATAGGAGATTTAATGTTTCATGGTTTGAAGACCATCCTACTTGGTTAGAGTATAGTATTAAAAAGGATGTTATTTTCTG GTTTCTTTTACTTCAAGGATTAGCTTTCCGGGGGCATGACGAGTCAAAGGAATCAAAGACCAGAGGAAATTTTCTGCAACTTTTGAATTCTCTCACTTGTCATAATGCTATCATAGAATCAGTTTTCAAAAATGCTGTTGATAATAATATACTCACGGCACCATCAATTCAGAAAGACATCACAAATGCTTGTAGCATTTTGAAGTCAAGAGTCATTGTTTCAGAACTTGAGAAAGAACCTTTTGATATTTTAGTTGACGAGGACCGTGATGTGTCATGTAAAGAACAAATGGCAGTTGTTTTGCGTTATGTTAATAAACAAGGATGTGTAGTTGAGCGATTAATTGGGCTTGTTCAT TTGACACTTGTAAGTGTTGCTAGAACTCATAAGAAAATTGCTTCACTTTTCATAAATATTGCTACTTTGACTAATGTTGTTGGAGGCTCGTGCAAGCGCAACGATATGTTGAGAGAGAAACGATTTAAAAAGGTCATTGAACATATTCAAAATAATGAAGTTGCTACTGGACGGGGGCTGAATCAGGAAATAACATTACCAAGAGTCGGCGACACACGCTGGGGCTCGCATTACGGAGTTGTATTAAATCTACTTGTCGTATTTACTTCAGTGGTTAAAGTACTAGAAATTATTGAAAATGAAGGTAGATTATCGGATCAAAGGGCTAAAGCAAGCGACCTTTTAGTTATTATTCAGCGTTTTGAATTTGTCTTCTTATTGCATCTCATTAGGAATGTATCAGGAATTACTAACGAGTTATCGCAAGCATTGCGGAGAAAAGATCAAGATCTGGTAAATTCTATGGATCTCGTTAATTCAT CGCATCAACTTTTGCTACTTGATAATCAACTTGAAAACTATATTACGGATGTGAATGGCCATTCGGAATTTTCTGAAATGAAAGGTATTAGTGATCTTGAAAGAATGGTTGAGACGAAGAAAGATGTTGTATACCCCTTG CAACAAGCTAGTCAACTACCTGGCATGCTCCTGGAGTCCGGGGTGTCAAAGTTAAATGCTCAAGAATTCTTTGACACCAACTGGTTATCATTGTGA
- the LOC141702725 gene encoding metalloendoproteinase 5-MMP-like — protein sequence MTNNNIPKLLFMLILSLPSFFALPDLPSLPHFFPNISSIPHSNITAAWDSFQKLAGCHSGDKKPGLAKLKQYFQNFGYLNKSDITDDFDNALESALKTYQLNFNLNSTGELDDFTLKQILQPRCGVADIVNGTTTMNSGKPQANSPAPSPGKSHVTTKIHLGVVAHYSFFPGSPRWASKNNELTYAFLPQNQLDNSVKAVFATAFDRWSEVTPLTFIETPSFNKADIKIGFFSRDHGDGEPFDGILGTLGHAFSPPSGHLHLDGDENWVINGEILRSAAEDAVDLESVVVHEIGHLLGLGHSSVENAIMFPSISSGIRRVELAGDDIEGIQALYGSGPDYNGSPNPTLQERDTNKGMVDRPFLMRWLGLGFAVVLFVL from the coding sequence ATGACTAACAACAACATTCCTAAATTACTTTTCATGCTCATACTATCATTACCCTCATTTTTTGCACTTCCAGATCTCCCATCTTTACCTCATTTCTTCCCAAACATTTCCTCCATTCCGCATTCCAACATTACAGCTGCATGGGATTCCTTCCAGAAGCTCGCCGGATGTCATTCCGGCGACAAAAAACCCGGTCTGGCCAAACTCAaacaatattttcaaaatttcGGATACTTAAATAAATCTGATATTACTGATGATTTCGATAATGCACTTGAATCCGCTCTGAAAACCTACCAACTTAACTTTAATCTCAACTCCACTGGCGAACTCGACGACTTTACATTGAAACAAATTCTCCAACCTAGATGCGGTGTAGCTGATATAGTTAATGGTACTACTACGATGAACTCCGGTAAGCCTCAGGCCAACTCTCCGGCACCTTCTCCGGGAAAATCTCATGTAACAACTAAAATTCACTTAGGCGTCGTTGCGCATTACTCGTTTTTCCCCGGATCACCTCGCTGGGCATCGAAAAATAATGAGCTAACCTACGCATTTTTACCGCAAAATCAGCTCGATAATTCAGTTAAGGCCGTGTTTGCTACTGCATTTGATCGTTGGTCAGAAGTAACGCCGTTAACATTTATTGAAACACCGTCATTTAATAAAGCTGATATTAAGATAGGTTTCTTTAGCCGTGATCATGGTGATGGAGAGCCATTTGACGGCATTTTAGGTACATTAGGGCACGCGTTTTCTCCGCCGAGTGGGCATTTGCATTTGGACGGCGACGAGAATTGGGTGATTAACGGCGAGATTCTCCGGTCGGCGGCAGAAGATGCTGTGGATCTTGAGTCTGTGGTTGTGCATGAGATTGGACATTTGTTAGGGTTAGGTCATTCTTCAGTTGAAAATGCGATTATGTTTCCGTCAATATCGTCGGGGATCCGGCGAGTTGAACTCGCCGGCGATGATATAGAAGGGATTCAGGCGTTATATGGATCGGGTCCGGATTATAACGGGTCACCAAATCCGACCCTACAGGAGAGGGACACTAATAAGGGCATGGTCGATAGGCCATTTTTGATGAGATGGTTAGGGTTGGGCTTTGCAGTTGTATTATTTgttttgtaa